A region from the Leopardus geoffroyi isolate Oge1 chromosome C2, O.geoffroyi_Oge1_pat1.0, whole genome shotgun sequence genome encodes:
- the RSPH1 gene encoding radial spoke head 1 homolog isoform X1 has protein sequence MSDLGSEELEEEGENDLGEYDGERNEAGERHGHGKARLPNGDTYEGSYQHGKRHGQGIYKFKSGARYIGEYVKNRKHGHGTFIYPDGSRYEGEWADDRRHGYGVYCYVNNDTYTGEWFAHQRHGQGTYFYAETGSRYVGTWVNGQQEGMAELIHLNHRYQGKFLNKNPVGPGKYVFDIGCEQHGEYRLTDVERGEEEEEEEVTLMTVVPKWKATSITELALWTPTLPEEQPPADGTIQEEAPGPEGGREPAEDDQALADLSEGEADLTRPGEDDEDATREEGREDGREELRYGAIDQGNVNFEEEESKQREQPA, from the exons ATGTCGGACCTGGGCTCGGAGGagttggaggaagagggagagaacgaTCTTGGG GAGTACGACGGGGAACGGAATGAGGCAGGTGAACGGCACGGACACGGGAAAGCAAGGCTGCCCAACGGGGACACGTATGAAGGGAGCTACCAACACGGTAAAAGGCACGGCCAG GGGATCTACAAATTTAAAAGCGGCGCTCGATACATAGGAGAATACGTTAAAAACAGAAAGCATGGCCATGGCACTTTCATATACCCAGATGGATCAAGATATgaag GGGAGTGGGCGGATGACCGAAGACACGGTTACGGCGTCTACTGCTACGTCAATAACGACACCTACACCGGAGAGTGGTTTGCTCACCAAAG GCACGGGCAAGGCACCTACTTCTACGCCGAGACGGGCAGTAGGTATGTAGGCACCTGGGTGAACGGACAGCAGGAGGGCATGGCCGAGCTCATTCACCTGAACCACAGGTACCAGGGCAAGTTCTTGAACAAAAAC CCCGTCGGCCCTGGAAAGTACGTGTTCGACATTGGATGTGAGCAGCATGGGGAGTACCGTCTGACGGATGTG gaaagaggagaagaggaagaggaggaggaggtgaccCTGATGACCGTTGTTCCCAAATGGAAAGCCACCAGCATCACAGAACTGGCTCTGTGGACACCGACCCTCCCTGAGGAGCAGCCACCTGCGGACGGGACCATCCAGGAAGAGGCTCCGGGACCCGAGG GTGGCAGGGAGCCTGCGGAGGACGACCAGGCTCTGGCGGACCTTTCCGAGGGGGAGGCTGACCTCACGAGGCCTGGGGAGGACGACGAAGACGCCACCAGGGAGGAGGGGCGCGAGGACGGCCGAGAGGAGCTTCGATACGGCGCCATCGACCAGG gaaATGTTAACtttgaagaagaggaaagtaAGCAGAGAGAGCAGCCCGCGTGA
- the RSPH1 gene encoding radial spoke head 1 homolog isoform X2, producing MSDLGSEELEEEGENDLGEYDGERNEAGERHGHGKARLPNGDTYEGSYQHGKRHGQGIYKFKSGARYIGEYVKNRKHGHGTFIYPDGSRYEGEWADDRRHGYGVYCYVNNDTYTGEWFAHQRHGQGTYFYAETGSRYVGTWVNGQQEGMAELIHLNHRYQGKFLNKNPVGPGKYVFDIGCEQHGEYRLTDVERGEEEEEEEVTLMTVVPKWKATSITELALWTPTLPEEQPPADGTIQEEAPGPEGGREPAEDDQALADLSEGEADLTRPGEDDEDATREEGREDGREELRYGAIDQE from the exons ATGTCGGACCTGGGCTCGGAGGagttggaggaagagggagagaacgaTCTTGGG GAGTACGACGGGGAACGGAATGAGGCAGGTGAACGGCACGGACACGGGAAAGCAAGGCTGCCCAACGGGGACACGTATGAAGGGAGCTACCAACACGGTAAAAGGCACGGCCAG GGGATCTACAAATTTAAAAGCGGCGCTCGATACATAGGAGAATACGTTAAAAACAGAAAGCATGGCCATGGCACTTTCATATACCCAGATGGATCAAGATATgaag GGGAGTGGGCGGATGACCGAAGACACGGTTACGGCGTCTACTGCTACGTCAATAACGACACCTACACCGGAGAGTGGTTTGCTCACCAAAG GCACGGGCAAGGCACCTACTTCTACGCCGAGACGGGCAGTAGGTATGTAGGCACCTGGGTGAACGGACAGCAGGAGGGCATGGCCGAGCTCATTCACCTGAACCACAGGTACCAGGGCAAGTTCTTGAACAAAAAC CCCGTCGGCCCTGGAAAGTACGTGTTCGACATTGGATGTGAGCAGCATGGGGAGTACCGTCTGACGGATGTG gaaagaggagaagaggaagaggaggaggaggtgaccCTGATGACCGTTGTTCCCAAATGGAAAGCCACCAGCATCACAGAACTGGCTCTGTGGACACCGACCCTCCCTGAGGAGCAGCCACCTGCGGACGGGACCATCCAGGAAGAGGCTCCGGGACCCGAGG GTGGCAGGGAGCCTGCGGAGGACGACCAGGCTCTGGCGGACCTTTCCGAGGGGGAGGCTGACCTCACGAGGCCTGGGGAGGACGACGAAGACGCCACCAGGGAGGAGGGGCGCGAGGACGGCCGAGAGGAGCTTCGATACGGCGCCATCGACCAGG AGTAA